Proteins found in one Sphaeramia orbicularis chromosome 8, fSphaOr1.1, whole genome shotgun sequence genomic segment:
- the eif3d gene encoding eukaryotic translation initiation factor 3 subunit D: MAKFNAPVIQDNPSGWGPCAVPEKFKDMPYQPFSKGDRLGKVADWTGATYQDKRYTNKYSSQFGGGSQYAYFHEEDETSFQLVDTAKTQKTAYQRNRMRFAQRNLRRDKDRRNLTQFNMQTLPKSAKQKERDRQRLQKKFQKQFGVRQKWDQKSQAQLKPRDSSVEVRSDWEVKEEMDFPRLMKMRYMEVADPVDIECCGALEYYDKAFDRITTRNEKQLKSIKRIFHTVTTTDDPVIRKLAKTQGNVFATDAILATLMCCTRSVNSWDIIVQRVGNKLFFDKRDNSDFDLLTVSETANEPPQDEGNSFNSPRNLAMEATYINHNFSQQCLRMGGERHKFPNSNPFVEEDMDKSEVASVAYRYRHWKLGDDIDLIVRCEHDGVMTGANGEVSFINIKTLNEWDSRHCNGVDWRQKLDSQRGAVLATELKNNSYKLARWTCCAMLAGSEYLKLGYVSRYHVKDSARHVILGTQQFKPNEFASQINLSMENAWGILRCVIDICRKLDEGKYLILKDPNKQVIRVYSLPDGTFSSDEEEEEEEDEEDEEEEDEEN, encoded by the exons ATGGCCAAGTTCAATGCCCCTGTGATCCAGGACAACCCGTCCGGATGGGGTCCCTGCGCGGTGCCCGAGAAGTTCAAAGACATGCCCTACCAGCCCTTCAGCAAAGGAGACCGTCTGGGGAAG gTCGCTGACTGGACCGGAGCCACGTATCAGGACAAGAGATACACAA ACAAATACTCGTCCCAGTTCGGGGGGGGCAGTCAGTACGCCTACTTTCACGAGGAGGACGAGACCAGTTTCCAGTTGGTGGACACGGCCAAGACGCAGAAGACGGCGTACCAGAGGAACCGCATGAGGTTCGCTCAG AGGAACCTGCGCCGGGACAAAGACCGACGGAACCTGACCCAGTTCAACATGCAGACGCTGCCCAAGAGCGCCAAGCAAAAGGAGAG ggaTCGTCAGCGGCTGCAAAAGAAGTTCCAGAAACAGTTCGGGGTCCGTCAGAAGTGGGACCAGAAATCTCAG gCCCAGTTAAAGCCCAGGGACTCCTCTGTGGAGGTGAGGAGCGACTGGGAGGTCAAGGAGGAGATGGACTTCCCCCGCCTCATGAAGATGAGATACATGGAAGTGGCCGACCCCGTGGACAT CGAATGCTGCGGCGCCTTAGAATACTACGACAAGGCCTTCGACCGCATCACCACCCGCAACGAGAAGCAGCTGAAGAGCATCAAGAGGATCTTCCACACGGTGACCACCACCGACGACCCCGTCATCCGCAAG CTCGCCAAAACCCAGGGCAACGTGTTCGCCACCGACGCCATCTTGGCCACGCTGATGTGCTGCACACGTTCAGTCAACTCCTGGGACATCATCGTCCAGAGAGTTGGCAACAAGCTGTTCTTCGACAAGAGGGACAACTCGGACTTCG ATTTACTGACCGTCAGTGAGACAGCCAATGAGCCTCCGCAGGACGAAGGAAACTCCTTCAACTCGCCACGAAACCTGGCCATGGAGGCCACGTACATCAACCACAACTTCAGCCAGCAATGTCTGCGCATG GGGGGAGAACGCCACAAGTTCCCCAACTCCAACCCGTTTGTGGAGGAGGACATGGACAAGAGTGAGGTGGCGTCTGTCGCCTACAG GTATCGCCACTGGAAGCTCGGGGACGACATCGACCTGATCGTTCGCTGTGAACACGACGGCGTGATGACCGGCGCCAACGGAGAGGTTTCCTTCATCAACATCAAGACCCTGAACGAGTGGGACTCCAGG CACTGTAACGGGGTGGACTGGCGTCAGAAGCTGGACTCTCAGAGAGGCGCCGTTCTGGCCACCGAGCTGAAGAACAACAGCTACAAACTGGCCCGTTGGACCTGCTGCGCCATGTTGGCCGGATCTGAGTACCTGAAGCTGGG GTACGTGTCTCGGTACCACGTGAAGGACTCGGCCCGCCACGTCATCCTGGGAACGCAGCAGTTCAAGCCCAACGAGTTCGCCAGCCAGATCAACCTGAGCATGGAGAACGCCTGGGGCATCCTGCGCTGCGTCATCGACATCTGCCGCAAACTGGACGAGGGCAAGTACCTGATCCTGAAGGACCCCAACAAG CAAGTGATCCGGGTTTACAGCCTGCCCGACGGAACCTTCAGCTccgacgaagaggaggaggaagaggaggacgaagaggatgaggaggaagaag ATGAGGAGAACTGA